Part of the Panicum virgatum strain AP13 chromosome 4N, P.virgatum_v5, whole genome shotgun sequence genome is shown below.
ttttctttttctttttcatatattGGAATATCATAATTTTGGGTTATGCAAATATATGCATATGTCAGTTAACTCAAGCTTATTTCAACTGCTTCTGGGATCTTGGCTCAATTCGTTCTTCTGCTGTTTTCCAGACAGGCTGCTTCTGTAACCCTGGTGCATGTGCTAAGTACCTTGGCTTGTCACACTCAGATCTAGTTTCTAATTTTGAGGTACACAATACCACCTTATTTGCTcaacacaacaacaacaatattaTTATGCCTTACAAAAGTAGTGTCTTGCCGACATGTTAGGCTGGGCATGTTTGCTGGGATGATAATGACATAATAAACGGAAGACCAACTGGTGCTGTGAGGATATCATTTGGCTACATGTCCACATATGAAGATGCAGAGGTGCgatatttttttccattttaCTTATTTGGAGGTCCATCTCTAAGCTGTTATCTCTCATCTTATAActctttatttaaattttgctAGGAATTTCTTAAGTTTCTGCAGTCATCTTTTGTGTCCAAAGCTGTAGGATTGAACAATGGCTACATGGTGAATATGGATACTCTTCATTTAGTAGGTAATGACATAATTGCCTTAAAATATGAATCCGATCATATATTGTGTTTTTATATTTTCGCATTCATTTAAATTTTTGACTGATATGGTTTATTATTGCAGATGATTGGAGCCAACAAGCTACTTCAGATATCCGCTTAAAATCCATAACTATATATCCTGTGAAATCTTGCCAAGGATTTAGTGTGCAGGGTTGGCCACTGACAACTGGTGGTATGCATAAATTTCAAACCTAACAGCTGTCTTTCATTTGTAGCTTTGGCTACAATTATTTTGGTGGCATTATATATGCACTTCATAAATatgttgtcttttttttttaacttagGTTTAAAATATGATAGAGAATGGCTTCTCCAAGGATCAGGTGGTGAAATTTTGACACAGAAAAAGGTAACTGAAATATTATTTTTTGTCCTTTATGTGTTAAACTTATAAAATCTGGGTGGTGATTTTATGTTCTCCCGAAACCTGAAAGCACAATTTCCAAAGCAAAGTGAGGGCATCATCTGCAACCAGTCGTTACTTTTTGCAAAATAGTTTTATGATTGCCAGAAAAGCGTTCTTTAGGATGCTATGTGCGAagtaatttttatttatttgtttcttaACTGCTGTATTTATTGCATGAAGTAGAAGTCTTATTCTTTACAGCATAATTAGCATAAGACAAAGGCATGAACATGTCAACATAATATATTTCTTACCAAACATATGTAGAACTGCATTTTTCTAATAGTCTGCTCAAAATCAGTTATCAAATCTGTGTTAAGGGCTTGCATCTAATCTTAGGCAACATTCATTTCAGGTGCCAGAGTTGAGTTCTATCCGCACATTGATTGACCTGGAACTTGGGAAACTCTTCTTAGAGTCTCCAAAGCGCAAGGATAAATTGCAAATATCTGTTCTAGAGAATTTGACTCATATAAGTGCAGAAGTAGATGTTTATGGTCAAAGGTATGATTATGGAATTGTGTACATGTTCACCTTGTATGAGTACGACAATATCTGTTTTCACACTCATCTCTTCTCCCATCTTCTTTTGTATACTATTCCCCATATAGTCAGGGACGACACCACGTTCATCTTTCCTGGTGCGTGTGATAGTCCAAATGAAAATGTATAGTGGAGCAATTACTTGAGAATTATAGGGTTGCTAGGGACATTATAAGGAGGTGCACCAGAGTGCTCTTGCATCTAGCCTCGCCCCTGCATATAGTTCTCTTGATCCTAATTTTCCTTTGGGTTTATTTAGGTTAAATTTATTTGGTGATATTATATCACAGATAGCTTTAGATTTATTGATAATAATGACAAGTTTCGGCAAATTACTTCAGGTATGAGGTGCAAACTTACGGTGACAAGGTAAACTCCTGGTTCAGTGATGCTATTGGACGTCCTTGTACCTTTATGAGATGCACAAGCTCCAAGCACCGTTCCTGCACAATTAACGGCAGGAGAGATCGCCTATGTAGAGATACTCGAAGCAAACTTAGTTTTGTCAACGAAGGACAGCTGCTACTTGTTTCCGAAGAGAGCATATCTGATCTCAACAGCCGGTTAAGTTCAGGTATGCAGTTCTCCTTTCCCCTTatcataaaaaaggaaaaaaaagttcCTCTGTTCTGTGCCCTGTTTTACTGCGAAAGGACCAAAATGCATGCGACTACCCAATAGGCTTGTACTCGCAGAACCAACCAATATAGCTCTTGTGTTCCAGATTGCTCGATTTCATCAGTACATAGTGTGTACTTTGCATCTATTCTTTTTGGATAACCTTGTTACTATAACTCACTTTGTAGTTACACACTTTCCAGGTAATGTAAATGGTAAGCAACAGATGTTTGTTGACGCAATGAGGTTTCGTCCAAATATTGTTGTCTCTGGGTCTGCATCATACGATGAGGATAACTGGAAAAGGCTTAACATTGGGAAGGCGTATTTTACTGTAAGTGCTTCTCCCTTCAGATTCCATTGTGAGCAGAATTGATCATTTGAGTGCCCACAAGTACCTTTGCCATACTAAGGTGACCATCAAACAGTAAAGAAAAATTAATTGCTGGGCACATTTGCAGAGGCACACTAGACATTGACGATTCGCTGATGTATTATGTACAATGCACACTAATTCTACTTTTGTCAATAGTGAAAATGTAAAAGGGTTAGTCAGTTATCTACTTCGTTAATACTATTGTACTAGCTTTTCAGGCATTTTATCTCATTTGCTGATTCCTATATACTTTTTTCGTTTTTGGATTGGTCCGTGGTGCAGTCTATGGGAGGATGCAACCGTTGTCAAATGATCAACCTATATCAGAGCTCAGGGCAGGTGATCAAGTCAAAAGAACCACTGGCAACTTTAGCATCATATAGACGACAAAAGGTGGGTTCATGTGCTATGATTTGCTTGTCTTTGTTTTTCGGTTCTGTAACTCAACAATTTCACACGTGAGCAGGGTAAAATTTTGTTTGGCATCCTGCTGAACTATGAAGACAGTATgtatgaagaagatgatgccgtTGTAGAGAGATGGATTAAAGTAGGGCAAGAGGTGTATCCTTCTACAGAATGACGTGGGCAGAGATTAGCACAAAGGTTTCACTTGCACAAGAAGCGGAATGGTATAGGCATTCGGAATGTATAgagttcttttaaaaaaaagaatgtaTAGAGACTCTCAGGTATACCATGTATGTAataatttccttttttttcatgcCTGTATGTAACACAAAAGGGCTTGAAGCCTGTGTTCCAATCCAAAAAAATATAGAGGGAAAATGAATGAATATAATacgaaagaaaaaaatgtatatCCAGAAATGGTTCATTTTTTGTAGTTCCTCGGTGAAGTGTGATCAATGTACCAGTGGTATTTGCACGTCGAGGAACTGAATATATGATGCAAATGAACCGGACTCATAATAGTTTGAGATTTGAACTTGATAAGTACTAACTAGGAAGGGCAAGAAAAGAACACGTCCAAGCGTCTAAACCTCTTTACATAATTCGGCAATGGCACTTGTGCCGGTTGTTGCGCCGAGGCGACAGGTGCACTAAAGACTTGGGTGACTGCGAGATTTCAACAGGATTTTGCGGAGGCTCAGGCCTCGGCTGTGCTGTATTACCAGGGGCAAGAGTTAAAGAAAGGGGCAGATCACCAGGGGCAAAGTAAGGGGAACAGGGAAGCTAACAAACGTTATCTCAGATTCAGCCATTCAGGTCATTCAGGTATCATGCAGCAGCAGTTGATGTTAATCATAGCAGCCATACACTATATCCTATACCATTTGTACACAGGAAGGCATCCCACAGAAACGGACAACAAATAAAGGTCAGGACACCAGCTTTAGAGGAGAGGTTAGCGACAGGTTCATGACTTGCTATTCGGCTTTCTTCTCTTGATGGAACAACTTTGCACGGACAACTTTCCTGCATCCAACATATGATATTGCCATTAGACTAACATGCCAAGTAGCATGATTATGGTTCAATGGTGcatgagaaaagaaaaggttggATAAGCAGAAGATGACCTTGGAGGGCGATGCTCCTCGTCAGATAACACCTTCAGTAGCCTTTCCTCGAACGGTGTGGTGTGCCAATGAACCCTTTGATCCTGCAAAAGTTGAGTCAGAACCAAAGCACATATACCCTCATATTTTAGACAAGCATTAGTGATAAATGCATACCTCTTTGTATCTGTTGATTGTGTTGGGAATACCATTACCATCCCATGTCTTGGGTAACCTAGGAGTAGGATTCTCAATGTCCCACCCAAGATCAGAAGCATTGAAGCCAGGTCTCTCCGTTACAAAGCTGCACTCATCATATGATTGATTGCCTGCTGCACCCTTAACATCACCTTGGTTCTCAACATCTGTAGTGGAGGAAGATTTCACCCAGTGGGACAGGCTAAAAGCATTCTTTTCATCTGAGTTGGTATTTGATAGTTCTCCGCTATCCAATAATTCCTCAGGAGAGAGTGCTTCTTTTACCAGGCGTGAAAATGATGATGAAGTTTCAGAAAAACCTGATTTAACCACTGAAGTCAAATATGTTTGCTTTGGCTTCTTGACAGAGTCTACTTCCAAATCTTTCCTTTTGGCAGGATTGGATGGTGGCGATGTTGAAGAATCTTCTGTCACTTCCATCTTCTGAAGTCTGTTCTCGATCGGTCTCAGGACCGGGTAGATGAATTGTTTCCGGGTCTGCACATGCTTTCCAGACATAGAAGCCCCTCTATGTGAAGTATAGATTGTTCCAGGGGTCTGCATATCATCCCTGAGAACTAAAGGAGTTGCAAAGGGTGAACCATTACAATCAGCCTGCTTATGTTGCATGTTCTGAAAAGGGTTCTTTCCCAAGAAAGCATGAGGAACTAATTCAACTCCTGGAAGATGCTGGGTGTTGTGGGGATttttaggggtacccacagccgggtggcggagcgcacccgcctattcccagtgagggagtactcggggaagtactaggcgatggggctggatcttcgctgagacaaggactcaagaacactcgatttagagtggttcgggccgccggagcgtaataccctacgtccactgggagatgtattgtcttggttgtgtgaatgaacctatcctctgctggccttggctcttgcccagcctgaggttttctagcggcgctccctccttttatagatcaagggggagcggatacataggacgtcgatgccccgacaggtgggcccaacgtgaatgcggctacagtggtagcgaatctttccttcgatatgcgtactgctgctctcctgtcacaggggtcttctcttgttccgtcagctaggtgcccgttggagtagcgtagcttgcggcgtggcctgctgaggctattatgtagcgtcataatgggtgaagccgagccgtcgtatccgactgttacggcagactggcagacgcggcatgggcggcgccatcggctccactgccttggtaatacgcgatcaatagtgccccctggtcagtcaaacgcctcggcttccactatatcaaagtggatgtccacctactgcaatgaatgcgaaggtaggtggacctcaatatggagaccaaggacttcatacacgtgtcggccccggaccgccctgaggcggggcgtccaaactttcccttcgagaggggtccggttgctatccaggaccctatgaggggtccgggaccccgcgggggtctggattccttgggaggtccggagccctggctgcttgcgcttgagcgcctgtttttcctgggacacgtggcgttcccagaccttccccggccgcggaacaggtccggacctttgtcgggaggacaggacttcggactgcaggggtccggctgtttggttgtagtcaaggatgactactaaggctcttgcctagtcacagcaagagggggtaccccagtcctggggtaccgacagtggcccccgggcccacctcgggagaggtatgaacccgcgggtggggccaccaccgtgatgtgttccgacgcaacttgattgcgttggtgtgctcttggagagagtgggcatcccggacccctgaggccggtatgattgttgcctggtttaggtactagagtgctctccacggggcgacgaaggtgtaggtttagggtacagaaccaagctaagcggctacacggacttcggatcgctcagggggtagcactacttcccggacccggcttttgtcgaccgtctccgccggagcgggccaccggagtggacttggagcgaccggggcgagcggtctccgccggagcgggccaccggagtggacttggaacgaccgtggcgagcggtctccgccggagcgggccaccggagtggacttggagcgaccgtggcgagcggtctccgccggagcgggccaccggagtggacttggaacgaccgtggcgagcggtctccgccggagcgggccaccggagtggacttggagcgaccgtggcgagcggtctccgccggagcgggccaccggagtggacttggagcgaccgtggcgagcggtctccgccggagcgggccaccggagtggacttggagcgaccgtggcgagcggtctccgccggagcgggccaccggagtggacttggagcgaccgtggcgagcggtctccgccggagcgggccaccggagtggacttggagcgaccgtggcgagcggtctccgccggagcgggccaccggagtggacttggagcgaccgtggctgacaatccgatgaagcatgttaccggacctcatagtaaggtgcaaagaaaccaagccttatactagaagagagcccgggacctctaaagtcagcagtcctggatactagagtacttgtaacagggtagtgaagtacgtaaacttagggtacattaccaggctaagccacgcggagcttctctaccccaggatacaaataccacttctccagagcaggtccttaggggtccggaccgccttccagctagaaggggtgtctttacctgaccacaagccagcaacttaacttggattgttagcaataagggaaactccggtcaagagaaaagaatagttaaaccaaggcgaataaatgtaatcagggtggagcctaggcAAAACTGAGgaggaaaatctcctttattattgtggttgtcacggtatacatcggaggtcgggattacgaggacggacctccaccgctccggaccgcttttgcctgtttgtgtgatagggccagaggtcgggtttacaaggtcggaccttgaccgctctggacacacacgtagacaccacgctattacaaaggagaaaatctctcattcctttcttaggagtaacctacggctgcatgctatacagcgtgttcttcttcggaggtgaaggcgccctgaacgtgcctgaaccgcatcatccagcatcacctcgggagctcgggggacccctccttgcctaagagctgtcacatgcttacatggcatgagacaaattctttggctttgaatggaagaggccccctccccctgccgtcgccgttgccgatggaaaccagagcccttgcgcagcagat
Proteins encoded:
- the LOC120671604 gene encoding uncharacterized protein LOC120671604 isoform X2, translated to MCRCAAAIARAVVAFLDAVLVGCLLACFRPRPRRGSGSSDALVHGDRAAEVLWDDDRGRNGKCHEDLTDGGRTDEEELRLECDNMPTDVAATNCASLFETTSEGCEENHARSQLSIEDTQHLPGVELVPHAFLGKNPFQNMQHKQADCNGSPFATPLVLRDDMQTPGTIYTSHRGASMSGKHVQTRKQFIYPVLRPIENRLQKMEVTEDSSTSPPSNPAKRKDLEVDSVKKPKQTYLTSVVKSGFSETSSSFSRLVKEALSPEELLDSGELSNTNSDEKNAFSLSHWVKSSSTTDVECSFVTERPGFNASDLGWDIENPTPRLPKTWDGNGIPNTINRYKEDQRVHWHTTPFEERLLKVLSDEEHRPPRKVVRAKLFHQEKKAE
- the LOC120671604 gene encoding protein JASON-like isoform X3; the protein is MGWNRGSKLLRSPPLLLLLSDTFILDLQCDNMPTDVAATNCASLFETTSEGCEENHARSQLSIEDTQHLPGVELVPHAFLGKNPFQNMQHKQADCNGSPFATPLVLRDDMQTPGTIYTSHRGASMSGKHVQTRKQFIYPVLRPIENRLQKMEVTEDSSTSPPSNPAKRKDLEVDSVKKPKQTYLTSVVKSGFSETSSSFSRLVKEALSPEELLDSGELSNTNSDEKNAFSLSHWVKSSSTTDVENQGDVKGAAGNQSYDECSFVTERPGFNASDLGWDIENPTPRLPKTWDGNGIPNTINRYKEDQRVHWHTTPFEERLLKVLSDEEHRPPRKVVRAKLFHQEKKAE
- the LOC120671604 gene encoding uncharacterized protein LOC120671604 isoform X1 — protein: MCRCAAAIARAVVAFLDAVLVGCLLACFRPRPRRGSGSSDALVHGDRAAEVLWDDDRGRNGKCHEDLTDGGRTDEEELRLECDNMPTDVAATNCASLFETTSEGCEENHARSQLSIEDTQHLPGVELVPHAFLGKNPFQNMQHKQADCNGSPFATPLVLRDDMQTPGTIYTSHRGASMSGKHVQTRKQFIYPVLRPIENRLQKMEVTEDSSTSPPSNPAKRKDLEVDSVKKPKQTYLTSVVKSGFSETSSSFSRLVKEALSPEELLDSGELSNTNSDEKNAFSLSHWVKSSSTTDVENQGDVKGAAGNQSYDECSFVTERPGFNASDLGWDIENPTPRLPKTWDGNGIPNTINRYKEDQRVHWHTTPFEERLLKVLSDEEHRPPRKVVRAKLFHQEKKAE